A genomic stretch from Juglans microcarpa x Juglans regia isolate MS1-56 chromosome 3S, Jm3101_v1.0, whole genome shotgun sequence includes:
- the LOC121257807 gene encoding transmembrane protein 208-like isoform X2, with product MANQGAKKRKEENARHMANLRRIIIACNVIYVLVRMVVFHSSFTWKHWIGLILTSVAYLIPYQQLARMAQPAYSDDGELFDGGFDMTTGGVCGYLHDVIYITSFVQVMSIISEKFWYTYLVQPSCQSKPQFHSILTSHPDQQESPLAKQASIDRDTQLTIQPLGTTHLAGNSQGHQKTQTGELEVLRQPQKLPLNASHHLLLSGLYVLYGKG from the exons ATGGCAAATCAAGGTGCGAAGAAACGCAAGGAAGAGAACGCTCGCCACATGGCGAACCTCCGCCGCATCATCATTGCCTGcaat GTTATCTATGTGCTGGTGAGGATGGTGGTTTTCCATTCAAGTTTCACCTGGAAGCATTGGATTGGTCTGATTCTCACGTCTGTGGCTTATCTGATTCCCTACCAACAACTTGCCAGAATGGCTCAGCCCGCTTATTCTGATGATGGGGAGCTTTTCGATGGTGGTTTTGATATGACTACTGGTGGAGTTTGTGG CTATTTACATGATGTAATTTACATTACAAGCTTCGTACAAGTGATGTCTATCATCTCTGAAAAGTTTTGGTACACTTACTTGGTG CAACCTTCTTGTCAGAGCAAGCCACAATTCCATAGCATTCTTACGTCACACCCAGATCAACAAGAATCACCACTGGCAAAACAAGCTAGTATAGACCGAGACACCCAACTCACCATTCAGCCCCTAGGAACCACCCATCTTGCTGGAAACAGTCAAGGACACCAGAAGACGCAGACCG GGGAGTTGGAAGTTCTCAGACAGCCACAGAAACTGCCATTGAATGCCTCCCATCACCTGCTCCTCTCCG GTCTGTACGTGCTTTATGGAAAGGGCTAA
- the LOC121257807 gene encoding transmembrane protein 208-like isoform X1, translating to MANQGAKKRKEENARHMANLRRIIIACNVIYVLVRMVVFHSSFTWKHWIGLILTSVAYLIPYQQLARMAQPAYSDDGELFDGGFDMTTGGVCGYLHDVIYITSFVQVMSIISEKFWYTYLVQPSCQSKPQFHSILTSHPDQQESPLAKQASIDRDTQLTIQPLGTTHLAGNSQGHQKTQTGELEVLRQPQKLPLNASHHLLLSDTGIWSIQVFWFH from the exons ATGGCAAATCAAGGTGCGAAGAAACGCAAGGAAGAGAACGCTCGCCACATGGCGAACCTCCGCCGCATCATCATTGCCTGcaat GTTATCTATGTGCTGGTGAGGATGGTGGTTTTCCATTCAAGTTTCACCTGGAAGCATTGGATTGGTCTGATTCTCACGTCTGTGGCTTATCTGATTCCCTACCAACAACTTGCCAGAATGGCTCAGCCCGCTTATTCTGATGATGGGGAGCTTTTCGATGGTGGTTTTGATATGACTACTGGTGGAGTTTGTGG CTATTTACATGATGTAATTTACATTACAAGCTTCGTACAAGTGATGTCTATCATCTCTGAAAAGTTTTGGTACACTTACTTGGTG CAACCTTCTTGTCAGAGCAAGCCACAATTCCATAGCATTCTTACGTCACACCCAGATCAACAAGAATCACCACTGGCAAAACAAGCTAGTATAGACCGAGACACCCAACTCACCATTCAGCCCCTAGGAACCACCCATCTTGCTGGAAACAGTCAAGGACACCAGAAGACGCAGACCG GGGAGTTGGAAGTTCTCAGACAGCCACAGAAACTGCCATTGAATGCCTCCCATCACCTGCTCCTCTCCG
- the LOC121257807 gene encoding transmembrane protein 208-like isoform X3, translating into MANQGAKKRKEENARHMANLRRIIIACNVIYVLVRMVVFHSSFTWKHWIGLILTSVAYLIPYQQLARMAQPAYSDDGELFDGGFDMTTGGVCGYLHDVIYITSFVQVMSIISEKFWYTYLVQPSCQSKPQFHSILTSHPDQQESPLAKQASIDRDTQLTIQPLGTTHLAGNSQGHQKTQTDTGIWSIQVFWFH; encoded by the exons ATGGCAAATCAAGGTGCGAAGAAACGCAAGGAAGAGAACGCTCGCCACATGGCGAACCTCCGCCGCATCATCATTGCCTGcaat GTTATCTATGTGCTGGTGAGGATGGTGGTTTTCCATTCAAGTTTCACCTGGAAGCATTGGATTGGTCTGATTCTCACGTCTGTGGCTTATCTGATTCCCTACCAACAACTTGCCAGAATGGCTCAGCCCGCTTATTCTGATGATGGGGAGCTTTTCGATGGTGGTTTTGATATGACTACTGGTGGAGTTTGTGG CTATTTACATGATGTAATTTACATTACAAGCTTCGTACAAGTGATGTCTATCATCTCTGAAAAGTTTTGGTACACTTACTTGGTG CAACCTTCTTGTCAGAGCAAGCCACAATTCCATAGCATTCTTACGTCACACCCAGATCAACAAGAATCACCACTGGCAAAACAAGCTAGTATAGACCGAGACACCCAACTCACCATTCAGCCCCTAGGAACCACCCATCTTGCTGGAAACAGTCAAGGACACCAGAAGACGCAGACCG